The Larus michahellis chromosome 2, bLarMic1.1, whole genome shotgun sequence genome window below encodes:
- the LOC141738476 gene encoding alanine aminotransferase 1-like isoform X2: protein MAAGGTSGGTRCPPALVTPGSWHPPPSPLQSLLERATAIEGELAQGQEKPFTEVTRCHSGDAVAAGRQPPAFLRQVAAVCAHPELLGDGSIPADAKNRAGRVLRRLQGGSPGAYNLEYVTDAVAEKVARYLERRDGGTPGDPRRVVPCGGTAAAMVDVLSLLVDAGSAVATGVLVPVPGPPLLGGATGLAGAVAVPYPLDEERGWAVDGRAVREALRRARDTCHPKVLCVVNPGDPTGHVLSRQNMEDVVRLVAEENLLLLADEVQQERAFLPGRPFLSFKRVLWEMGAPLSSAVQLVSFYSLSKGAGGGGFRAGFFELVNIDPSVLKCFYTWGLSVYPSILGQVMLESAMEPPLPSDPSFPAFEEHRQGLLRDLAHNARLVQEVLGRAPGIHCRPVQGGARAFPRIQLPPRAQRQARMLGLEPDVFFCQKLLEATGIVLAPGSEFGQPEGTHHVGLSLLLPAATLERVLLTLTRFHATFLRDFS from the exons ATGGCGGCGGGTGGCACCTCGGGGGGCACCCGTTGTCCCCCGGCTCTGGTGACACCCGGTAGCTGGCACCCGCCTCCATCCCCGCTGCAGTCCCTGCTGGAGCGGGCTACTGCCATCGAGGGGGAGCTGGCCCAG GGCCAGGAGAAACCCTTCACCGAGGTCACCCGCTGCCACTCAGGGGACGCGGTTGCCGCCGGCCGCCAGCCTCCCGCCTTCCTCCGCCAG GTGGCTGCCGTCTGCGCCCACCCCGAGCTGCTGGGTGATGGCTCCATCCCGGCGGACGCCAAGAACCGCGCGGGCCGGGTCCTGCGGCGCCTTCAGGGGGGCAGCCCAG GAGCGTACAACCTGGAGTACGTCACCGACGCGGTGGCCGAGAAGGTGGCCCGTTACCTGGAGCGGAGGGACGGTGGCACCCCCGGCGACCCCCGCCGCGTCGTGCCCTGCGGCGGCACGGCGGCCGCCATGGTG GACGTGCTGTCGCTGCTGGTGGACGCGGGGTCGGCGGTGGCCACGGGggtgctggtgccggtgccgggcCCCCCGCTCCTCGGGGGGGCcacggggctggcgggggccgtGGCCGTGCCGTACCCGCTGGacgaggagcggggctgggccgTGGACGGCCGGGCGGTGCGGGAGGCGCTGCGGCGGGCGCGGGACACCTGCCACCCCAAGGTGCTCTGCGTCGTCAACCCCGGCGACCCCACGG GGCACGTGCTGAGCCGGCAGAACATGGAGGACGTCGTGCGGCTGGTGGCCGAGGaaaacctcctgctgctggcGGACGag GTGCAGCAGGAACGAGCCTTCCTCCCCGGCcgccccttcctctccttcaagCGGGTGCTGTGGGAGATGGGGGCCCCGCTCAGCTCCGCCGTCCAGCTCGTCTCCTTCTACTCCCTCTCCAAGGGCGCCGGGGG GGGGGGGTTCCGAGCGGGTTTCTTCGAGCTGGTGAACATCGACCCGAGCGTCCTGAAGTGTTTCTACACCTGGGGGCTGTCGGTGTATCCCTCCATCCTGGGGCAGGTGATGCTGGAGTCGGCCATGGAGCCCCCCCTGCCCAGTGATCCCTCCTTCCCGGCCTTTGAGGAG cacaggcaggggctgctccgGGACCTGGCCCACAACGCCCGGCTGGTGCAGGAGGTGCTGGGCCGGGCCCCCGGCATCCACTGCCGGCCCGTGCAGGGGGGTGCCCGCGCCTTCCCCCGCATCCAGCTCCCGCCCCGCGCCCAGCGCCAGGCCCGG ATGTTGGGCCTGGAGCCCGACGTCTTCTTCTGCCAGAAGCTCCTGGAGGCGACGGGGATCGTGCTGGCCCCGGGGAGCGAGTTTGGGCAGCCGGAGGGCACCCACCACGTGGG gttgtccctgctgctgccggcCGCCACGCTGGAGCGGGTGCTGCTCACCCTCACCCGCTTCCACGCCACCTTCCTGCGCGACTTCTCCTGA
- the LOC141738476 gene encoding alanine aminotransferase 1-like isoform X1, whose protein sequence is MAAGGTSGGTRCPPALVTPGSWHPPPSPLQSLLERATAIEGELAQGQEKPFTEVTRCHSGDAVAAGRQPPAFLRQVAAVCAHPELLGDGSIPADAKNRAGRVLRRLQGGSPGAYNLEYVTDAVAEKVARYLERRDGGTPGDPRRVVPCGGTAAAMVDVLSLLVDAGSAVATGVLVPVPGPPLLGGATGLAGAVAVPYPLDEERGWAVDGRAVREALRRARDTCHPKVLCVVNPGDPTGHVLSRQNMEDVVRLVAEENLLLLADEVQQERAFLPGRPFLSFKRVLWEMGAPLSSAVQLVSFYSLSKGAGGGGFRAGFFELVNIDPSVLKCFYTWGLSVYPSILGQVMLESAMEPPLPSDPSFPAFEEAGAAPGPGPQRPAGAGGAGPGPRHPLPARAGGCPRLPPHPAPAPRPAPGPDVGPGARRLLLPEAPGGDGDRAGPGERVWAAGGHPPRGVVPAAAGRHAGAGAAHPHPLPRHLPARLLLTRGKPPRPPLCVPLAPPQLH, encoded by the exons ATGGCGGCGGGTGGCACCTCGGGGGGCACCCGTTGTCCCCCGGCTCTGGTGACACCCGGTAGCTGGCACCCGCCTCCATCCCCGCTGCAGTCCCTGCTGGAGCGGGCTACTGCCATCGAGGGGGAGCTGGCCCAG GGCCAGGAGAAACCCTTCACCGAGGTCACCCGCTGCCACTCAGGGGACGCGGTTGCCGCCGGCCGCCAGCCTCCCGCCTTCCTCCGCCAG GTGGCTGCCGTCTGCGCCCACCCCGAGCTGCTGGGTGATGGCTCCATCCCGGCGGACGCCAAGAACCGCGCGGGCCGGGTCCTGCGGCGCCTTCAGGGGGGCAGCCCAG GAGCGTACAACCTGGAGTACGTCACCGACGCGGTGGCCGAGAAGGTGGCCCGTTACCTGGAGCGGAGGGACGGTGGCACCCCCGGCGACCCCCGCCGCGTCGTGCCCTGCGGCGGCACGGCGGCCGCCATGGTG GACGTGCTGTCGCTGCTGGTGGACGCGGGGTCGGCGGTGGCCACGGGggtgctggtgccggtgccgggcCCCCCGCTCCTCGGGGGGGCcacggggctggcgggggccgtGGCCGTGCCGTACCCGCTGGacgaggagcggggctgggccgTGGACGGCCGGGCGGTGCGGGAGGCGCTGCGGCGGGCGCGGGACACCTGCCACCCCAAGGTGCTCTGCGTCGTCAACCCCGGCGACCCCACGG GGCACGTGCTGAGCCGGCAGAACATGGAGGACGTCGTGCGGCTGGTGGCCGAGGaaaacctcctgctgctggcGGACGag GTGCAGCAGGAACGAGCCTTCCTCCCCGGCcgccccttcctctccttcaagCGGGTGCTGTGGGAGATGGGGGCCCCGCTCAGCTCCGCCGTCCAGCTCGTCTCCTTCTACTCCCTCTCCAAGGGCGCCGGGGG GGGGGGGTTCCGAGCGGGTTTCTTCGAGCTGGTGAACATCGACCCGAGCGTCCTGAAGTGTTTCTACACCTGGGGGCTGTCGGTGTATCCCTCCATCCTGGGGCAGGTGATGCTGGAGTCGGCCATGGAGCCCCCCCTGCCCAGTGATCCCTCCTTCCCGGCCTTTGAGGAG gcaggggctgctccgGGACCTGGCCCACAACGCCCGGCTGGTGCAGGAGGTGCTGGGCCGGGCCCCCGGCATCCACTGCCGGCCCGTGCAGGGGGGTGCCCGCGCCTTCCCCCGCATCCAGCTCCCGCCCCGCGCCCAGCGCCAGGCCCGG ATGTTGGGCCTGGAGCCCGACGTCTTCTTCTGCCAGAAGCTCCTGGAGGCGACGGGGATCGTGCTGGCCCCGGGGAGCGAGTTTGGGCAGCCGGAGGGCACCCACCACGTGGG gttgtccctgctgctgccggcCGCCACGCTGGAGCGGGTGCTGCTCACCCTCACCCGCTTCCACGCCACCTTCCTGCGCGACTTCTCCTGACGCGGGGGAAGCCACCCCGACCCCCTCTCTGTGTCCCCCTGGCCCCACCTCAACTCCATTAA
- the LOC141738476 gene encoding alanine aminotransferase 1-like isoform X3, which yields MAAGGTSGGTRCPPALVTPGSWHPPPSPLQSLLERATAIEGELAQGQEKPFTEVTRCHSGDAVAAGRQPPAFLRQVAAVCAHPELLGDGSIPADAKNRAGRVLRRLQGGSPGAYNLEYVTDAVAEKVARYLERRDGGTPGDPRRVVPCGGTAAAMVDVLSLLVDAGSAVATGVLVPVPGPPLLGGATGLAGAVAVPYPLDEERGWAVDGRAVREALRRARDTCHPKVLCVVNPGDPTGHVLSRQNMEDVVRLVAEENLLLLADEVQQERAFLPGRPFLSFKRVLWEMGAPLSSAVQLVSFYSLSKGAGGGGFRAGFFELVNIDPSVLKCFYTWGLSVYPSILGQVMLESAMEPPLPSDPSFPAFEEMLGLEPDVFFCQKLLEATGIVLAPGSEFGQPEGTHHVGLSLLLPAATLERVLLTLTRFHATFLRDFS from the exons ATGGCGGCGGGTGGCACCTCGGGGGGCACCCGTTGTCCCCCGGCTCTGGTGACACCCGGTAGCTGGCACCCGCCTCCATCCCCGCTGCAGTCCCTGCTGGAGCGGGCTACTGCCATCGAGGGGGAGCTGGCCCAG GGCCAGGAGAAACCCTTCACCGAGGTCACCCGCTGCCACTCAGGGGACGCGGTTGCCGCCGGCCGCCAGCCTCCCGCCTTCCTCCGCCAG GTGGCTGCCGTCTGCGCCCACCCCGAGCTGCTGGGTGATGGCTCCATCCCGGCGGACGCCAAGAACCGCGCGGGCCGGGTCCTGCGGCGCCTTCAGGGGGGCAGCCCAG GAGCGTACAACCTGGAGTACGTCACCGACGCGGTGGCCGAGAAGGTGGCCCGTTACCTGGAGCGGAGGGACGGTGGCACCCCCGGCGACCCCCGCCGCGTCGTGCCCTGCGGCGGCACGGCGGCCGCCATGGTG GACGTGCTGTCGCTGCTGGTGGACGCGGGGTCGGCGGTGGCCACGGGggtgctggtgccggtgccgggcCCCCCGCTCCTCGGGGGGGCcacggggctggcgggggccgtGGCCGTGCCGTACCCGCTGGacgaggagcggggctgggccgTGGACGGCCGGGCGGTGCGGGAGGCGCTGCGGCGGGCGCGGGACACCTGCCACCCCAAGGTGCTCTGCGTCGTCAACCCCGGCGACCCCACGG GGCACGTGCTGAGCCGGCAGAACATGGAGGACGTCGTGCGGCTGGTGGCCGAGGaaaacctcctgctgctggcGGACGag GTGCAGCAGGAACGAGCCTTCCTCCCCGGCcgccccttcctctccttcaagCGGGTGCTGTGGGAGATGGGGGCCCCGCTCAGCTCCGCCGTCCAGCTCGTCTCCTTCTACTCCCTCTCCAAGGGCGCCGGGGG GGGGGGGTTCCGAGCGGGTTTCTTCGAGCTGGTGAACATCGACCCGAGCGTCCTGAAGTGTTTCTACACCTGGGGGCTGTCGGTGTATCCCTCCATCCTGGGGCAGGTGATGCTGGAGTCGGCCATGGAGCCCCCCCTGCCCAGTGATCCCTCCTTCCCGGCCTTTGAGGAG ATGTTGGGCCTGGAGCCCGACGTCTTCTTCTGCCAGAAGCTCCTGGAGGCGACGGGGATCGTGCTGGCCCCGGGGAGCGAGTTTGGGCAGCCGGAGGGCACCCACCACGTGGG gttgtccctgctgctgccggcCGCCACGCTGGAGCGGGTGCTGCTCACCCTCACCCGCTTCCACGCCACCTTCCTGCGCGACTTCTCCTGA